One Poecilia reticulata strain Guanapo linkage group LG19, Guppy_female_1.0+MT, whole genome shotgun sequence genomic window carries:
- the tnfrsf13b gene encoding tumor necrosis factor receptor superfamily member 13B isoform X2 produces the protein MGKRCKEGEHLDSLTRSCVPCRILCQQLPTSPSCAVYCEAALCRAKPGHYYDRLVRRCMKCADICGKHPAECSPHCPTQSPLTVTKRLPTEVSKQAVNTKPPLGPLDPAIQLYALLGLCAILLLSSLCLALVVFLRRGKAKNSNTKPTSTKNQKQTSAVQPGQESGFPESQTGRSLKDCPSSSSYPLYRESSEDSYPTETCVCVHCFPDLRGLSQDSNRQQRPSYSFYQQGILHRAHIQNGGSLWTGDSLSASGSKAQQEAAVG, from the exons ATGGGTAAAAGATGCAAAGAGGGTGAGCATCTAGATTCCTTGACCAGATCATGTGTCCCCTGTCGCATATTATGTCAGCaactgcctacatcccccagttGTGCCGTCTATTGTG AGGCTGCACTCTGCAGGGCTAAGCCCGGCCACTACTACGACAGGCTGGTGAGGAGATGTATGAAGTGTGCAGACATTTGTGGTAAACATCCAGCAGAGTGCTCCCCACACTGCCCGA cccagTCACCTCTGACGGTGACCAAAAGACTCCCTACTGAAGTTAGCAAACAGGCCGTGAACACCAAGCCACCTCTAGGACCTTTGGACCCTGCCATCCAATTGTACGCCCTCCTAGGTTTATGCGCAATACTGCTGCTTTCCAGCCTGTGTCTCGCTTTGGTTGTGTTTCTGAGGAGAGGAAAGGCCAAAAACTCAAACACCAAACCCACAAGTACCAAAAACCAGAAGCAGACGAGTGCTGTTCAGCCAGGACAAGAGTCTGGCTTTCCAGAAAGTCAGACCGGAAGAAGCCTCAAAG ATTGTCCATCCAGCTCATCCTATCCCCTTTACCGTGAGTCATCAGAGGACTCCTACCCAACGGAGACCTGTGTCTGCGTCCACTGTTTCCCTGACCTGAGGGGGCTCAGCCAGGACAGCAACAGACAGCAGAGACCATCCTATTCATTCTACCAGCAGGGCATCCTTCATAGAGCCCACATCCAAAACGGAGGTTCCCTGTGGACAGGGGACAGCTTGAGTGCTTCGGGTTCAAAAGCCCAACAGGAGGCAGCGGTGGGATGA
- the tnfrsf13b gene encoding tumor necrosis factor receptor superfamily member 13B isoform X1 has protein sequence MDVCSVGVCSFQSEGLWGAMGKRCKEGEHLDSLTRSCVPCRILCQQLPTSPSCAVYCEAALCRAKPGHYYDRLVRRCMKCADICGKHPAECSPHCPTQSPLTVTKRLPTEVSKQAVNTKPPLGPLDPAIQLYALLGLCAILLLSSLCLALVVFLRRGKAKNSNTKPTSTKNQKQTSAVQPGQESGFPESQTGRSLKDCPSSSSYPLYRESSEDSYPTETCVCVHCFPDLRGLSQDSNRQQRPSYSFYQQGILHRAHIQNGGSLWTGDSLSASGSKAQQEAAVG, from the exons ATGGATGTCTgctctgtgggtgtgtgttctTTTCAGAGTGAGGGCCTCTGGGGGGCAATGGGTAAAAGATGCAAAGAGGGTGAGCATCTAGATTCCTTGACCAGATCATGTGTCCCCTGTCGCATATTATGTCAGCaactgcctacatcccccagttGTGCCGTCTATTGTG AGGCTGCACTCTGCAGGGCTAAGCCCGGCCACTACTACGACAGGCTGGTGAGGAGATGTATGAAGTGTGCAGACATTTGTGGTAAACATCCAGCAGAGTGCTCCCCACACTGCCCGA cccagTCACCTCTGACGGTGACCAAAAGACTCCCTACTGAAGTTAGCAAACAGGCCGTGAACACCAAGCCACCTCTAGGACCTTTGGACCCTGCCATCCAATTGTACGCCCTCCTAGGTTTATGCGCAATACTGCTGCTTTCCAGCCTGTGTCTCGCTTTGGTTGTGTTTCTGAGGAGAGGAAAGGCCAAAAACTCAAACACCAAACCCACAAGTACCAAAAACCAGAAGCAGACGAGTGCTGTTCAGCCAGGACAAGAGTCTGGCTTTCCAGAAAGTCAGACCGGAAGAAGCCTCAAAG ATTGTCCATCCAGCTCATCCTATCCCCTTTACCGTGAGTCATCAGAGGACTCCTACCCAACGGAGACCTGTGTCTGCGTCCACTGTTTCCCTGACCTGAGGGGGCTCAGCCAGGACAGCAACAGACAGCAGAGACCATCCTATTCATTCTACCAGCAGGGCATCCTTCATAGAGCCCACATCCAAAACGGAGGTTCCCTGTGGACAGGGGACAGCTTGAGTGCTTCGGGTTCAAAAGCCCAACAGGAGGCAGCGGTGGGATGA